The proteins below come from a single Dermatophilaceae bacterium Soc4.6 genomic window:
- a CDS encoding LysR family transcriptional regulator produces MELRHLRYLIAVADAGSVSAAASRVHVTQPSLSRQLRQLERELGVGLFSRSERSLQLSAAGRQFLPLARDLIARADAAVAAAQALALGRLERLTIAAPGTTLTDVIAPFLARLGPDDPMPTVWEELPVSVYAALPRGADLAIGTTPPGAGLATLSVADLPVWAYVRDDDPWSERGHVTLAELVTRDLLLLSSDFHPRRALDQALARAGTAYDSVVEVGTPEVAQALAAAGRGVAVLSDDPRFGLCPLRIAAPDGPVHISLYAAWQPDHHAAPALSALASRLAAFCVERYGAAVAPARAT; encoded by the coding sequence ATGGAGCTGCGTCACCTGCGCTATCTCATCGCCGTCGCCGACGCGGGCTCGGTCAGCGCGGCCGCCAGCCGGGTCCACGTCACGCAGCCCTCCCTCTCGCGCCAGCTGCGCCAGCTCGAGCGCGAGCTCGGGGTGGGCCTCTTCTCCCGCAGCGAGCGGTCGCTCCAGCTGTCGGCGGCGGGACGCCAGTTCCTCCCGCTGGCCAGGGACCTCATCGCGCGAGCCGACGCTGCGGTCGCCGCAGCACAGGCGTTGGCGCTGGGTCGGCTCGAGCGTCTGACCATCGCCGCTCCGGGCACGACCCTCACCGACGTCATCGCTCCCTTCCTCGCGCGGCTCGGGCCCGACGACCCGATGCCGACCGTCTGGGAGGAGCTGCCGGTGAGCGTCTATGCCGCGCTCCCCCGGGGCGCCGACCTCGCGATCGGCACGACTCCCCCCGGTGCCGGTCTCGCGACGCTGTCCGTCGCCGACCTGCCGGTCTGGGCCTACGTGCGCGACGACGACCCCTGGTCGGAGCGCGGGCACGTCACCCTCGCCGAGCTCGTCACCCGTGACCTGCTGCTGCTCTCGAGCGACTTCCACCCCCGGCGCGCCCTCGACCAGGCGCTCGCGCGTGCCGGCACGGCCTACGACTCGGTGGTGGAGGTCGGTACGCCCGAGGTGGCGCAGGCGCTCGCGGCTGCCGGCCGCGGAGTGGCGGTGCTCTCGGACGACCCCCGCTTCGGCCTGTGCCCGCTGCGCATCGCGGCACCCGACGGCCCCGTCCACATCAGCCTGTATGCCGCGTGGCAGCCCGACCACCACGCCGCCCCCGCACTGTCGGCGCTGGCCAGCCGGCTGGCGGCATTCTGCGTCGAGCGCTACGGCGCGGCTGTGGCACCGGCCAGGGCGACATGA
- a CDS encoding NAD-dependent succinate-semialdehyde dehydrogenase: MPVNISQLLESVPKGLFIGGSWRDSTTGATIAVEDPATGDTLAHVADATVADGKAALDAAVAAASDWAATPPRDRGEILRAAWERIQERADDFAMLMTLEMGKPLAEAMGEVTYGSEFFRWFAEEAVRISGRWSTSPNGATRLMTMKQPVGPVLMITPWNFPLAMGTRKIGPAIAAGCTMVVKPATQTPLTMLALAQLLDEVGLPKGVLNVVTTSHTADVCEPLVRDPRLRKLTFTGSTPIGKMLVEQSAEQLLRVSMELGGNAPFLVFADADVDKAVEGAMLAKMRNIGEACTAANRFYVHESVADEFSTKFAARMGALTMGHGTDEGVTVGPLIDAKAVAKVTELLDDAVAKGAKVVVGGQPHQGAGHFFEPTVLTDVPLDALLQKEEIFGPVAPITTFTDEDEAVRMANDTEFGLVAYLFTQELSRAIRVSEQLEYGMVGVNQGVVSNPAAPFGGVKHSGFGREGGFEGIEEYLETKYVGIAL, encoded by the coding sequence GTGCCCGTCAACATCTCCCAGCTGCTCGAGTCGGTGCCGAAGGGCCTCTTCATCGGCGGCTCGTGGCGCGACTCAACGACCGGTGCGACCATCGCCGTGGAGGACCCGGCGACCGGCGACACGCTGGCGCACGTCGCCGACGCGACCGTGGCCGACGGGAAGGCCGCGCTCGACGCGGCCGTCGCTGCCGCGTCCGACTGGGCCGCCACCCCGCCGCGCGACCGGGGCGAGATCCTGCGCGCTGCGTGGGAGCGCATCCAGGAGCGGGCCGACGACTTCGCGATGCTCATGACCCTCGAGATGGGCAAGCCCCTCGCCGAGGCGATGGGCGAGGTGACCTACGGATCCGAGTTCTTCCGGTGGTTTGCCGAGGAGGCCGTGCGCATCAGCGGCCGCTGGTCGACCTCCCCCAACGGCGCCACCCGTCTGATGACCATGAAGCAGCCCGTCGGTCCTGTCCTGATGATCACGCCGTGGAACTTCCCGCTCGCCATGGGCACCCGCAAGATCGGCCCGGCCATCGCCGCCGGCTGCACGATGGTGGTCAAGCCGGCAACGCAGACGCCGCTGACCATGCTCGCGCTGGCCCAGCTGCTCGACGAGGTCGGCCTGCCCAAGGGCGTGCTCAACGTCGTCACGACGAGCCACACCGCCGACGTCTGCGAGCCCCTGGTCCGCGACCCGCGCCTGCGCAAGCTGACCTTCACCGGCTCGACCCCGATCGGCAAGATGCTCGTCGAGCAGTCGGCCGAGCAGCTGCTGCGGGTCTCGATGGAGCTCGGCGGCAACGCGCCCTTCCTCGTCTTCGCCGACGCCGACGTCGACAAAGCCGTCGAGGGCGCCATGCTGGCCAAGATGCGCAACATCGGTGAGGCCTGCACCGCCGCCAACCGCTTCTACGTGCACGAGTCCGTGGCCGACGAGTTCTCGACGAAGTTCGCCGCGCGGATGGGGGCGCTGACGATGGGCCACGGCACCGACGAGGGCGTGACCGTCGGCCCGCTCATCGACGCCAAGGCCGTCGCCAAGGTGACCGAGCTGCTCGACGACGCCGTCGCGAAGGGCGCGAAGGTCGTCGTCGGTGGCCAGCCCCACCAGGGCGCGGGCCACTTCTTCGAGCCGACCGTCCTCACGGACGTGCCGTTGGACGCCCTCCTGCAGAAGGAGGAGATCTTCGGTCCTGTCGCCCCGATCACGACCTTCACCGACGAGGACGAGGCGGTGCGCATGGCCAACGACACCGAGTTCGGCCTCGTGGCCTACCTCTTCACCCAGGAGCTCAGCCGGGCCATCCGCGTCAGCGAGCAGCTGGAGTACGGCATGGTCGGCGTCAACCAGGGCGTCGTCTCCAACCCCGCCGCGCCGTTCGGTGGCGTCAAGCACAGCGGCTTCGGCCGTGAAGGCGGCTTCGAGGGTATCGAGGAGTACCTCGAGACGAAGTACGTCGGCATCGCTCTCTGA
- the dxr gene encoding 1-deoxy-D-xylulose-5-phosphate reductoisomerase, translating to MTTAFPRAPHAPRRVTLLGSTGSIGTQAIEIALANPDRFRVTGLSAGGSDLRLLAQQAHALRVETVAVARGTQEQVRDALDAVCRDAGDAAYAPEVLVGDRASTQLAAREADVVVNGITGAIGLEPTLAALEAGHTLALANKESLIVGGPLVRALARPGQIVPVDSEHSAIAQCLRGGTADEVQRLVVTASGGPFLGRSQAELAGVTPEQALAHPNFAMGRVVTTNSATLVNKGLEVIEAHLLFDVPFERIDVVVHPQQMIHSMVEFVDGSTVAQVSPPSMLIPIAMGMAWPARVPAAGPACDWSQASTWQFLPLDDEAFPAVALAKRAGLAGGTTPAVFNAANEVCVDAFHDGLIPFTAIVQTVSRVVEEHLQTADLTAGLDLAAVLAADAAARTRARNVLGLGDDG from the coding sequence GTGACCACCGCCTTCCCCCGTGCCCCCCACGCCCCCCGCCGAGTCACCCTGCTCGGCTCCACCGGGTCGATCGGCACCCAGGCCATCGAGATCGCCCTGGCCAACCCCGACCGCTTCCGCGTCACGGGCCTCAGCGCCGGCGGCTCCGACCTGCGCCTGCTCGCGCAGCAGGCGCACGCGCTGCGTGTCGAGACGGTGGCCGTGGCGCGCGGCACGCAGGAGCAGGTGCGCGACGCCCTCGATGCCGTATGCCGCGACGCCGGCGACGCGGCATACGCGCCGGAGGTGCTGGTCGGGGACCGCGCGAGCACCCAGCTGGCGGCCCGTGAGGCCGACGTCGTCGTCAACGGCATCACCGGCGCGATCGGCCTCGAGCCGACGCTCGCCGCGCTGGAGGCCGGGCACACCCTGGCGCTGGCCAACAAGGAGTCGCTCATCGTCGGCGGCCCGCTGGTCAGGGCGCTCGCCCGCCCGGGTCAGATCGTGCCGGTCGACAGCGAGCACAGCGCGATCGCGCAGTGCCTGCGCGGAGGCACGGCCGACGAGGTGCAGCGTCTCGTCGTGACCGCGAGCGGTGGCCCGTTCCTCGGCCGCAGCCAGGCCGAGCTGGCCGGTGTCACCCCCGAGCAGGCGCTGGCGCACCCCAACTTTGCCATGGGCCGCGTCGTCACGACCAACAGCGCGACGCTGGTCAACAAGGGGCTCGAGGTGATCGAGGCGCACCTGCTCTTCGACGTGCCGTTCGAGCGGATCGACGTCGTGGTGCACCCGCAGCAGATGATCCACTCGATGGTGGAGTTCGTCGACGGCTCGACCGTCGCGCAGGTGTCACCGCCGTCGATGCTCATCCCGATCGCGATGGGGATGGCCTGGCCCGCGCGCGTGCCCGCCGCCGGCCCGGCCTGCGACTGGAGCCAGGCGTCGACCTGGCAGTTCCTGCCCCTCGACGACGAGGCCTTCCCCGCGGTGGCGCTGGCCAAGCGCGCTGGCCTCGCGGGCGGCACGACTCCGGCTGTCTTCAACGCAGCCAACGAGGTCTGCGTCGACGCCTTCCACGACGGGCTCATCCCCTTCACGGCGATCGTCCAGACCGTGTCCAGAGTCGTCGAGGAGCACCTGCAGACCGCCGACCTGACGGCCGGTCTCGACCTGGCGGCGGTGCTCGCCGCCGATGCCGCGGCCCGCACGCGTGCGCGGAATGTCCTGGGTCTGGGGGATGATGGTTGA
- a CDS encoding ribonuclease domain-containing protein encodes MHLSPRTRAWATLVVALAVVLLAILLPRLTAGSTSAEPTARTSVSPRTSVSTRTSVSPRTTPTGTSVAESDLDGPARATLALVRAGGPFPYPRNDGVTYHNANRVLPIQRDGYYTEYTVPTPGSSSRGARRIIAGQGGDYYYTRDHYDSFARIRLGA; translated from the coding sequence GTGCACCTGAGCCCCCGGACCCGCGCGTGGGCCACGCTCGTCGTGGCGCTGGCGGTCGTGCTGCTTGCGATCCTCCTGCCGCGGCTCACGGCGGGGTCGACGTCGGCCGAGCCGACGGCCCGCACTTCCGTCAGCCCCCGCACCTCCGTCAGCACCCGCACCTCCGTCAGCCCCCGCACGACACCGACCGGCACGTCGGTCGCGGAGTCAGACCTCGACGGGCCGGCCCGCGCGACCCTGGCGCTCGTCCGCGCCGGGGGCCCGTTCCCCTACCCCCGCAACGACGGGGTGACCTACCACAACGCCAACCGGGTCCTCCCGATCCAACGCGACGGCTACTACACGGAGTACACGGTCCCCACGCCCGGCTCGTCGTCGCGCGGGGCCCGGCGGATCATCGCCGGCCAGGGCGGGGACTACTACTACACGCGCGACCACTACGACTCGTTCGCCCGCATCCGCCTCGGCGCCTGA
- a CDS encoding site-2 protease family protein yields MTVVAYILGVLAIVVGVGLSIALHEVGHLVPAKRFGVKVTQYMVGFGPTVWSRRRGETEYGLKAVPLGGYIRMIGMFPPKPGADPMLLRASSTGRFSQLMDQARQDSMEEVTPGDEHRVFYQLSVPKKVTVMLGGPIMNLVIATVLITGSLTLYGVPVASNGAQVVAVSECVVPAAQAAAKTACAASDPKTPAYLAGLRPDDVITSINGTTVTPTTSLSQLIQPRSAQATTLTWLRGGTPMQATVTPVTNTVTRVDAQGQIVRDAAGTMQTVQAGFLGVTSQVQTVQERQSVTAAPGAVWGAFTQTAGVVLRIPQKIVGVAQAAFGGGQRDPNGPISVVGVGRIGGEIAASSIFPDGTAGKVNMLLLSLASLNMALFVFNLIPLLPLDGGHVAGALWEGLKRRGAKALGKADPGHVDVAKALPVAYTMAIALVSMSALLIYADLVNPVKLF; encoded by the coding sequence GTGACCGTCGTCGCCTACATCCTCGGAGTGCTCGCCATCGTCGTCGGCGTGGGGCTCTCCATCGCCCTGCACGAAGTGGGTCACCTCGTGCCGGCCAAGAGGTTCGGCGTCAAGGTCACGCAGTACATGGTGGGCTTCGGCCCGACCGTCTGGTCGCGTCGGCGCGGCGAGACCGAATACGGCCTCAAGGCGGTCCCGCTGGGCGGCTACATCCGCATGATCGGCATGTTCCCCCCCAAGCCCGGCGCCGACCCGATGCTGCTGCGCGCGTCCTCGACCGGCCGCTTCAGCCAGCTGATGGACCAGGCGCGCCAGGACTCGATGGAAGAGGTCACCCCCGGAGACGAGCACCGCGTCTTCTACCAGCTGTCGGTGCCCAAGAAGGTCACCGTGATGCTCGGCGGGCCGATCATGAACCTCGTCATCGCCACCGTCCTGATCACCGGCTCCCTCACCCTGTACGGCGTCCCGGTGGCGAGCAACGGCGCCCAGGTCGTCGCTGTGAGCGAGTGCGTCGTGCCCGCCGCACAGGCGGCGGCCAAGACCGCCTGTGCGGCCAGCGACCCGAAGACCCCGGCCTACCTCGCGGGCCTGCGCCCCGACGACGTCATCACCTCGATCAACGGCACCACCGTCACCCCGACCACCTCGCTCAGCCAGCTGATCCAGCCGCGCTCGGCCCAGGCCACCACGTTGACCTGGCTCCGCGGCGGCACGCCGATGCAGGCGACGGTGACGCCGGTGACCAACACCGTGACCCGGGTCGACGCGCAGGGCCAGATCGTGCGCGACGCCGCCGGCACGATGCAGACGGTGCAGGCCGGCTTCCTCGGCGTCACGTCGCAGGTGCAGACGGTGCAGGAGCGCCAGTCGGTCACCGCCGCGCCGGGCGCGGTCTGGGGCGCCTTCACCCAGACGGCGGGTGTCGTGCTGCGCATCCCGCAGAAGATCGTGGGCGTCGCCCAGGCCGCCTTCGGTGGCGGTCAGCGCGACCCCAACGGCCCGATCTCGGTCGTGGGCGTCGGGCGCATCGGCGGCGAGATCGCCGCGAGCAGCATCTTCCCCGACGGCACGGCCGGCAAGGTCAACATGCTGCTGCTGTCGCTGGCCTCGCTCAACATGGCGCTCTTCGTCTTCAACCTCATCCCACTGCTGCCCCTCGACGGTGGTCACGTCGCGGGCGCCCTGTGGGAGGGGCTGAAGCGCCGCGGGGCCAAGGCGCTCGGCAAGGCCGACCCCGGGCACGTCGACGTCGCCAAGGCCCTGCCCGTCGCCTACACGATGGCCATCGCGCTGGTGAGCATGTCGGCGCTGCTGATCTACGCCGACCTGGTCAACCCGGTCAAGCTCTTCTGA
- the gabT gene encoding 4-aminobutyrate--2-oxoglutarate transaminase: MTDTLAAPTVSDAPAAAPAVRPEIEQRRLLQTAIPGPKSDALQARKLRAVSSGVSTGLPVYIERASGGILVDVDGNQLIDFGAGIAVTSVGNSAPRVVEGVQRQVADFTHTCFMVTPYEEYLQVCEELAAVTPGDHEKRSALFNSGAEAVENAIKVARHATGRDAVVVFDHAYHGRTNLTMAMTAKNMPYKDGFGPFAGEIYRAPMAYPYRWLGGAQACADEAFETFTSLVHAQVGEERTAAVILEPIQGEGGFIVPAPGFVRRVADWCREHGIVFIADEIQTGFCRTGDWFASDHEGVVPDLITTAKGIAGGLPLAGLTGRADLMDSVHAGGLGGTYGGNPVSCAAAIGAIATMRELDLVGRAREIEAIFRPRLEALASRHEQVGDIRGRGAMLAIELVTDRASKTPDAALTKAVNAYCHQQGLVTLTAGTFGNVFRFLPPLVAPDHLLTEGLDILDAAFATVA, from the coding sequence ATGACCGACACCCTCGCCGCGCCCACCGTGTCTGACGCCCCCGCCGCCGCTCCGGCCGTGCGGCCCGAGATCGAGCAGCGGCGTCTGCTGCAGACCGCGATCCCCGGCCCGAAGAGCGACGCCCTGCAGGCGCGCAAGCTCAGGGCCGTGTCCTCGGGGGTGAGCACCGGGCTGCCGGTCTACATCGAGCGCGCCTCCGGCGGCATCCTGGTCGACGTCGACGGCAACCAGCTCATCGACTTCGGCGCCGGGATCGCGGTGACCTCGGTCGGCAACAGCGCGCCCCGGGTCGTCGAGGGTGTGCAGCGTCAGGTCGCCGACTTCACCCACACCTGCTTCATGGTCACGCCCTACGAGGAGTACCTCCAGGTCTGCGAGGAGCTCGCCGCCGTCACCCCGGGCGACCACGAGAAGCGTTCTGCGCTCTTCAACTCGGGCGCGGAGGCCGTCGAGAACGCGATCAAGGTCGCGCGTCACGCGACCGGTCGTGACGCGGTCGTCGTCTTCGACCACGCCTACCACGGGCGCACCAACCTCACGATGGCCATGACGGCCAAGAACATGCCCTACAAGGACGGCTTCGGCCCCTTCGCCGGCGAGATCTACCGCGCGCCGATGGCCTACCCCTACCGCTGGCTCGGTGGCGCGCAGGCCTGCGCCGACGAGGCCTTCGAGACCTTCACCTCGCTCGTGCACGCGCAGGTCGGTGAGGAGCGCACCGCTGCGGTCATCCTCGAGCCGATCCAGGGCGAGGGCGGGTTCATCGTGCCCGCACCGGGATTCGTGCGTCGCGTCGCCGACTGGTGCCGTGAGCACGGCATCGTCTTCATCGCCGACGAGATCCAGACCGGCTTCTGCCGCACCGGCGACTGGTTCGCCAGCGACCACGAGGGCGTCGTGCCCGACCTCATCACCACGGCCAAGGGCATCGCCGGCGGGCTGCCGCTCGCTGGGCTCACCGGCCGCGCCGACCTGATGGACTCCGTGCACGCCGGTGGCCTCGGCGGCACCTACGGCGGGAACCCTGTTTCGTGCGCGGCGGCGATCGGCGCGATCGCGACGATGCGTGAGCTCGACCTGGTCGGCCGCGCCCGCGAGATCGAGGCCATCTTCCGCCCCCGCCTCGAGGCCCTCGCCTCGCGCCACGAGCAGGTCGGCGACATCCGCGGTCGTGGCGCCATGCTGGCGATCGAGCTCGTCACCGACCGGGCCTCCAAGACGCCGGACGCCGCGCTGACCAAGGCCGTCAACGCCTACTGCCACCAGCAGGGTCTGGTCACCCTCACGGCCGGCACCTTCGGCAACGTCTTCCGCTTCCTGCCCCCGCTGGTGGCCCCCGACCACCTGCTCACCGAGGGTCTCGACATCCTCGACGCGGCCTTCGCCACCGTCGCCTGA